The following are encoded in a window of bacterium SCSIO 12643 genomic DNA:
- a CDS encoding Nif3-like dinuclear metal center hexameric protein, which produces MTVKQVTNYLESIAPLAYQESYDNAGLIVGDFNSEVKGVLVCLDSVEETIEEAKKQEANLIIAHHPIVFKGLKRLNGSNYVERTVISAIKNDIAIYATHTNLDSVLNGVNSMIAKKIGVKNLRILDPQKNGLKKLISYVPNAKKDEVLESLFSAGAGQIGDYSHCSFSHEGIGTFKALENADPYVGEKGQVHHEEESRIEVIFESHKQSVVVRALLEAHPYEEVAYDVLRLDNKNNQVGLGVVGELEEEIPTMDLLQEIKTKMNAGVVKYTPVVKSHVKRVAICGGSGSFLLSAAKRSGADLFLTADFKYHEFFDAEKQLVIADIGHYESEQYTSELLADFLKQKFSTFAIRISEINTNPVNYL; this is translated from the coding sequence ATAACAGTTAAACAAGTCACAAATTATCTGGAGAGTATCGCCCCTCTAGCCTATCAGGAAAGCTATGACAATGCAGGTTTGATCGTGGGAGATTTTAATAGCGAGGTCAAGGGTGTTTTAGTTTGCCTGGATAGTGTGGAGGAAACCATTGAGGAAGCAAAGAAACAGGAAGCAAATCTTATTATAGCGCATCATCCGATAGTATTTAAGGGTTTGAAAAGATTAAATGGTTCTAATTATGTGGAAAGAACAGTTATTTCAGCAATTAAAAATGATATCGCTATTTATGCTACACATACAAATTTGGATAGTGTATTGAACGGTGTCAATTCCATGATCGCAAAAAAAATTGGTGTAAAAAATCTTCGAATTTTAGATCCGCAAAAAAATGGCTTGAAGAAATTGATTTCATATGTACCAAATGCAAAAAAAGATGAAGTTCTGGAAAGTTTGTTTAGTGCTGGGGCTGGGCAGATTGGAGATTATTCACATTGTAGTTTTTCTCATGAAGGGATAGGGACTTTTAAAGCTTTAGAAAATGCGGATCCGTATGTTGGAGAAAAAGGGCAGGTACATCATGAAGAAGAGTCCAGAATTGAAGTGATATTTGAGAGTCATAAACAAAGTGTTGTTGTAAGAGCTTTATTGGAAGCACATCCTTACGAGGAAGTTGCATATGATGTGTTGCGCTTGGATAATAAAAATAATCAGGTTGGTTTGGGTGTAGTTGGTGAGTTGGAAGAGGAGATACCAACAATGGATTTGCTTCAAGAAATAAAAACGAAGATGAATGCAGGAGTTGTAAAATACACTCCGGTTGTAAAATCTCATGTAAAGCGTGTAGCAATATGCGGAGGTTCAGGTAGTTTCTTGCTTTCTGCCGCAAAAAGAAGCGGTGCTGATTTATTTTTAACCGCAGACTTTAAATATCATGAGTTTTTTGATGCTGAAAAACAATTGGTTATAGCTGATATTGGACATTATGAAAGTGAACAATATACAAGTGAGTTACTTGCTGATTTTCTTAAACAAAAATTTTCTACATTTGCAATCCGAATTTCGGAAATAAATACCAATCCGGTTAATTATTTATAG
- the lpxK gene encoding tetraacyldisaccharide 4'-kinase, with protein sequence MSKFRLILYPFAVVYDGVTRIKNFLYNRNILHSNSFDIPLIVIGNLAIGGTGKTPHTEYIARLLRSSFRIAVLSRGYGRKTSGYFLATPETDSHTIGDEPLQIYNNVENIDVAVCEDRSKGVEKLQTEIQPEIVILDDAFQHRKIQGSFYILLSTYDNLFYKDFVLPAGNLRETAQNKERANIIVVTKCPDKISSTEHKQIINRIQPSKDQKVFFSKIQYQQPHRFHGSIEWNQHLKILLVTGIVNPQPLKNHLQQLGNNVKTLSFKDHHSYASSDIETIYAQLQQLGENAVVVTTSKDRVKLQPLLHTHLLKEKITAYEISITIGFLFDQENEFKKTILEHVRTI encoded by the coding sequence ATGTCTAAATTTAGATTAATTCTCTATCCATTTGCGGTCGTATATGACGGTGTTACAAGAATTAAAAACTTCTTGTATAACAGGAATATTTTACACTCCAATTCTTTTGATATTCCATTAATTGTAATTGGCAATTTGGCAATTGGAGGAACTGGTAAAACACCACATACCGAGTATATTGCACGACTACTCCGGTCTTCTTTTAGAATAGCTGTCCTGAGCCGTGGTTATGGACGTAAAACTTCAGGGTATTTTTTAGCCACACCAGAAACAGATAGTCATACCATTGGAGATGAACCTTTACAGATTTACAACAATGTTGAAAATATAGATGTGGCCGTATGTGAGGATCGATCAAAAGGAGTTGAAAAGCTTCAGACCGAAATTCAACCTGAGATTGTTATTCTGGATGATGCTTTTCAACACAGAAAAATTCAAGGCTCGTTTTACATTCTTTTATCTACCTACGATAATTTATTCTATAAGGATTTTGTATTACCGGCTGGAAACTTAAGAGAAACTGCTCAAAACAAAGAACGGGCGAATATTATTGTGGTGACCAAATGTCCTGATAAAATCTCATCAACCGAGCATAAACAAATCATCAATAGAATTCAACCTTCCAAAGATCAAAAAGTATTCTTTTCTAAAATACAATATCAACAACCTCATCGCTTTCATGGTTCAATAGAATGGAATCAGCATCTAAAAATCTTATTGGTAACAGGTATTGTTAATCCTCAACCACTAAAAAACCATCTACAACAATTAGGAAATAACGTTAAAACATTATCATTTAAAGATCACCATTCTTATGCCTCCTCTGATATAGAAACTATATACGCTCAATTACAACAATTGGGAGAAAATGCTGTTGTTGTCACAACTTCAAAAGACAGAGTAAAACTTCAACCTCTTCTGCATACGCACCTGCTTAAAGAAAAAATAACAGCTTACGAAATTTCAATTACAATAGGTTTCTTGTTTGATCAGGAAAATGAATTCAAAAAAACTATTTTAGAACATGTTAGAACAATATAA